A portion of the Nitrospira defluvii genome contains these proteins:
- a CDS encoding TVP38/TMEM64 family protein encodes MTSSADRSLQPKRSNTGKLMLGLSVGLAVTAFFYFDLGRYLSLDGLKANRDDLLVFTDSHYSTAVALFVVAYCLVVGLSLPGGAIMTLAGGFLFGSVLGTLYVNVGATMGATVAFLVARYLLRDWVERKFGSRLGAIQEGFAKNAFSYLMTLRLIPLFPFFLVNLVSGLTRVSIMTYVVATSLGIIPGSFVFAYAGRQLGTINSLKEIVSPNVLMAFMLLGLLALVPILYKKFAGRSTSAV; translated from the coding sequence ATGACGTCTTCTGCGGATAGATCCTTGCAGCCGAAACGTTCCAACACCGGCAAACTGATGCTGGGACTGTCAGTCGGGCTGGCCGTCACGGCATTTTTTTATTTTGATCTTGGGCGGTACCTTTCGTTGGATGGGCTGAAAGCCAACCGCGATGACCTGCTGGTCTTCACCGACTCACACTACTCGACGGCTGTGGCCCTGTTTGTTGTCGCCTATTGCCTCGTAGTCGGACTGTCGTTGCCAGGCGGGGCGATCATGACCCTGGCCGGAGGATTTTTGTTCGGCAGCGTGTTGGGGACCCTGTATGTCAATGTCGGAGCGACCATGGGAGCGACCGTGGCTTTTCTGGTGGCGCGGTACCTGCTGCGAGACTGGGTGGAGCGGAAATTCGGGAGCCGGTTGGGTGCCATTCAGGAGGGGTTTGCCAAAAATGCGTTCAGCTATTTGATGACCCTGCGTCTGATTCCCTTGTTTCCATTCTTTTTGGTCAATTTAGTATCGGGCCTAACTCGAGTCTCCATCATGACATATGTGGTCGCCACGTCCCTGGGGATCATTCCAGGCAGTTTTGTGTTCGCCTATGCCGGGCGTCAGCTAGGGACGATCAATTCGCTCAAGGAAATCGTCTCGCCGAATGTGTTGATGGCCTTTATGCTGCTGGGCCTCCTGGCGCTGGTTCCTATTCTGTACAAGAAATTCGCCGGCAGGTCGACGTCGGCAGTATGA
- a CDS encoding sulfite oxidase-like oxidoreductase yields MDQNDRLTKSKEQWARARRGGEEREVFYEGDDRLPPGQHLVETWPVLDLGHKPEISLEEWRLTIGGAVTTAVIWTWANFLAQPQFKDVSDFHCVTSWSRYDNEWEGVSFKQLMTVVQPLPSARFVLFKSYDDYTTNLPLSACQDDDVLLTYKWNGRPLTKEHGGPVRMIVPKRYAWKGAKWVKEITFSEQDEKGFWEVRGYSNTAFPWKNDRYG; encoded by the coding sequence ATGGATCAGAATGACCGTTTGACCAAGAGCAAGGAACAGTGGGCCAGGGCCCGCCGCGGCGGGGAAGAGCGCGAGGTCTTCTATGAGGGGGACGATCGGCTTCCACCCGGCCAGCATCTGGTGGAAACCTGGCCGGTGTTGGACCTCGGCCACAAACCGGAGATTTCTCTCGAAGAGTGGAGATTAACCATCGGGGGTGCCGTCACCACGGCAGTCATCTGGACATGGGCAAATTTTCTGGCCCAGCCGCAGTTCAAGGACGTCTCAGACTTTCACTGCGTCACATCCTGGAGTCGCTACGACAATGAATGGGAAGGGGTCAGTTTCAAACAATTGATGACCGTTGTTCAACCGCTGCCTTCCGCCCGATTCGTACTGTTCAAGTCGTACGACGACTACACCACCAATTTACCCCTCAGTGCCTGTCAGGATGACGACGTCTTGCTCACCTATAAATGGAACGGCCGTCCGCTCACGAAAGAACATGGCGGCCCAGTGCGCATGATCGTCCCGAAGCGCTATGCCTGGAAGGGAGCGAAGTGGGTTAAAGAAATCACGTTTTCGGAGCAGGACGAAAAGGGCTTCTGGGAAGTCCGAGGCTATTCCAATACCGCCTTCCCCTGGAAAAATGACCGGTACGGATGA
- a CDS encoding dipeptide epimerase, translated as MTGTDEPLVTNAAHPVNAHTIQRIEIWPIDIPVTDPFVVATGARVTAENLFIRVTLRDGAQGLGEAAPFPEVGGEDRATCVAAATALARTMIGQSAADCESLADRLTKQAPLQPAARCGLETAVLDAYCRSQGMPLWRLWGEAEIRAHETDITIPICSLEKTVALSRAWHGRGFRLFKMKVGTDVEGDIRRLHAVHEALPGISFIGDGNQGFSREDCLRFAGGVKQFGGRLVLLEQPVARNDLEGLQAIRHLTGIPVAADESVRSLDDARRVVEMQAADYINIKIMKTGVIEARRIAAFTRSIGLRLMVGGMLETRIAMGCSFSLVLGMGGFDVLDLDTPLLLSTDPVAGGYRYIGPRLQPWQESGLAMQVPSPADTITIE; from the coding sequence ATGACCGGTACGGATGAACCACTCGTCACGAATGCCGCACATCCCGTGAACGCCCACACCATACAACGCATCGAGATCTGGCCGATCGATATCCCGGTCACCGATCCGTTTGTCGTCGCCACGGGCGCACGAGTCACGGCAGAAAACCTGTTCATCCGAGTGACCTTACGTGACGGGGCTCAAGGCCTCGGAGAAGCGGCACCGTTTCCGGAAGTCGGTGGAGAAGACCGGGCCACGTGTGTTGCGGCTGCGACGGCACTCGCCCGCACCATGATCGGCCAATCGGCCGCCGACTGCGAATCGCTCGCCGACCGACTCACGAAGCAGGCCCCCCTCCAGCCGGCCGCCCGTTGCGGGCTGGAAACCGCCGTACTGGATGCCTATTGTCGATCACAGGGCATGCCACTCTGGCGGCTGTGGGGAGAGGCCGAGATTCGTGCCCATGAAACCGACATCACCATTCCCATCTGCAGTCTAGAGAAGACCGTGGCCCTGTCGCGCGCCTGGCATGGACGAGGATTCCGCCTGTTCAAAATGAAGGTGGGCACCGATGTCGAGGGGGACATTCGCCGGCTCCACGCCGTGCATGAGGCGCTTCCAGGTATCAGCTTCATCGGTGACGGAAACCAGGGGTTTTCCCGCGAGGACTGCCTCCGTTTCGCAGGCGGAGTGAAGCAATTCGGAGGGCGGCTGGTTCTGCTCGAACAACCGGTAGCACGGAATGATCTCGAAGGCCTGCAGGCAATCCGGCATTTAACCGGCATTCCCGTGGCGGCAGACGAGTCCGTGCGATCGTTGGACGATGCACGCCGAGTCGTCGAGATGCAGGCCGCCGACTATATCAACATCAAGATCATGAAAACCGGGGTGATCGAAGCCCGACGCATCGCCGCGTTCACCCGCTCAATCGGCCTCCGTCTCATGGTCGGAGGAATGTTGGAAACTCGTATTGCCATGGGCTGTTCATTCAGCCTGGTGCTGGGGATGGGCGGCTTTGATGTTCTCGATCTGGATACCCCACTCCTCCTCTCCACCGATCCCGTCGCAGGTGGCTATCGGTACATCGGCCCTCGCCTGCAGCCCTGGCAGGAATCAGGCCTGGCCATGCAGGTGCCGTCCCCGGCAGACACCATCACCATTGAATAG
- a CDS encoding DUF3565 domain-containing protein, which yields MQQAIIGYHQDEEGHWVADLRCGHGQHVRHQPPMTSRPWVLTVEGRRAFLGTELNCKKCEEGGDGYNPTGSLS from the coding sequence ATGCAACAAGCGATCATCGGGTATCATCAAGACGAAGAAGGTCACTGGGTCGCAGACCTCCGCTGCGGGCATGGCCAGCATGTGCGCCATCAGCCGCCCATGACCAGTCGTCCTTGGGTGCTGACCGTGGAAGGGCGGCGGGCGTTCCTCGGCACCGAGCTCAATTGTAAAAAGTGTGAAGAGGGTGGGGATGGATACAACCCCACCGGATCCCTGTCCTGA